A single Thermaerobacter sp. FW80 DNA region contains:
- the yjjX gene encoding inosine/xanthosine triphosphatase, with translation MDEPAAPRRVVVGSTNPTKVEAVRRIVQAAWPGTQVVARAVPSGVAAQPVGAAETEAGARQRARNALAAEPDADLAIGLEGGVDREGYLLSAGCARDRNGHESVAWSLRMPLPPPVVRGVLAGEELGPLLERLSGQPGIGRGPGAVGLFTRGLIDRTQLWAMAVAGALAPWLTPQWAWFTAGAGPAGGPRPGGPRAHREARGDPGERRAE, from the coding sequence TTGGACGAACCGGCCGCACCGCGCCGGGTGGTGGTGGGGTCGACGAACCCGACCAAGGTGGAGGCCGTGCGGCGGATCGTGCAGGCGGCGTGGCCGGGGACGCAGGTCGTCGCCCGCGCGGTGCCCAGCGGGGTCGCGGCCCAGCCCGTGGGCGCCGCCGAGACCGAGGCCGGGGCGCGGCAGCGGGCGCGCAACGCCCTGGCGGCCGAGCCCGACGCCGACCTGGCCATCGGCCTGGAGGGCGGGGTGGACCGGGAGGGCTACCTGCTCAGCGCCGGCTGCGCCCGCGACCGGAACGGCCACGAGAGCGTGGCGTGGAGCTTGCGCATGCCGTTGCCGCCGCCGGTGGTCCGGGGTGTCCTGGCGGGGGAGGAGCTGGGGCCGCTGCTGGAGCGGCTCAGCGGACAGCCCGGCATCGGCCGCGGTCCGGGCGCCGTGGGGCTGTTCACCCGCGGGCTGATCGACCGCACCCAGCTGTGGGCGATGGCCGTGGCCGGCGCCCTGGCCCCCTGGTTGACCCCGCAATGGGCCTGGTTCACCGCCGGGGCGGGGCCCGCCGGCGGACCCCGCCCCGGCGGGCCGCGAGCGCACCGGGAAGCGCGCGGCGACCCCGGGGAGCGGCGGGCGGAGTAG
- a CDS encoding DUF3243 domain-containing protein codes for MPVTDQFQQFTQELAQRIQAAKQAGMSQQDIKARAQQIGDWLAQEVAPRTPEQRLLKEMWQVANAQEQEAIASSLVKLVERQPRVSG; via the coding sequence ATGCCGGTGACCGACCAGTTCCAGCAGTTCACCCAGGAGCTCGCCCAGCGCATCCAGGCGGCCAAGCAGGCCGGCATGTCCCAACAGGACATCAAGGCGCGCGCGCAACAGATCGGCGACTGGCTGGCCCAGGAGGTGGCGCCGCGGACGCCGGAGCAGCGTCTCCTGAAGGAGATGTGGCAGGTGGCCAACGCCCAGGAGCAGGAGGCCATCGCCAGCTCGCTGGTCAAGCTGGTCGAGCGCCAGCCCCGGGTCAGCGGCTGA
- the yfmF gene encoding EF-P 5-aminopentanol modification-associated protein YfmF yields the protein MGASQGRTAGFTRHELPGLRVHVRPDPRFKRVTAVLAWQMPLAAETASPFALLPRLLRRGTRRHPDLPSLERALADLYGAHLGVGVEKMGDRHLATLTLTWPAGRFVPGAAGPGEALARRALGLLLEVFAEPYLEGEGFPAQRVEEERTAQIQRIRALVNDKASYALRHCVEHLCAGEPYGISELGDPDRLATLDGEDLVRLHRRVRAVAPLDLLVTGPVEPGAVVEAVAEAWAARGGGTREVLELPPPVIRGPRPEPRRVEETLPMEQGWLVLGLRAPIGFDHPLRPALEMYNGILGGFVHSKLFMNVRERASLAYSAWSRLVRGKGLILAMAGIDPRRRADAEAIMLRQIDDMAAGRIDDRELEATRRSLVNGLRSDQDQPAAVIRTALESLVYGHDEDPEAAIARLHEVGRDEVRQVAQQVGLDTVYFLHGGTPVADGGAGRGEDQAAGGDGGR from the coding sequence ATGGGCGCGTCCCAGGGACGGACCGCCGGCTTCACCCGGCACGAGCTCCCCGGCCTGCGCGTGCACGTGCGCCCCGATCCGCGCTTCAAGCGGGTCACGGCGGTGCTGGCGTGGCAGATGCCCCTGGCTGCCGAGACCGCCAGCCCCTTCGCCCTGCTGCCCCGGCTGCTGCGCCGCGGGACCCGGCGCCATCCCGACCTGCCGTCGCTGGAACGGGCGCTGGCCGACCTGTACGGAGCCCATCTGGGCGTCGGCGTCGAGAAGATGGGCGACCGGCACCTGGCCACCCTGACGTTGACGTGGCCGGCGGGCCGGTTCGTCCCGGGAGCCGCGGGGCCCGGCGAGGCTCTGGCCCGCCGCGCCCTCGGGCTGTTGCTGGAGGTCTTCGCGGAGCCGTACCTGGAGGGAGAGGGCTTCCCCGCCCAGCGGGTGGAGGAGGAGCGCACGGCGCAGATCCAGCGCATCCGCGCCCTGGTCAACGACAAGGCGTCCTACGCCCTCCGCCACTGCGTGGAGCACCTGTGTGCGGGCGAGCCGTACGGCATCAGCGAACTGGGCGATCCCGACCGCCTGGCGACCCTGGACGGCGAGGACCTGGTGCGGCTCCATCGGCGGGTGCGGGCGGTGGCGCCCCTGGACCTGTTGGTCACCGGTCCGGTAGAGCCCGGGGCCGTCGTCGAGGCCGTGGCGGAGGCCTGGGCGGCCCGGGGCGGCGGGACCCGCGAGGTGCTGGAGCTGCCGCCGCCGGTGATCCGGGGGCCGCGACCCGAGCCGCGCCGCGTGGAGGAGACCCTGCCCATGGAGCAGGGGTGGCTGGTGCTGGGGTTGCGCGCGCCCATCGGCTTCGACCACCCGCTGCGGCCGGCGCTGGAGATGTACAACGGCATCCTGGGCGGGTTCGTCCACTCGAAGCTGTTCATGAACGTGCGGGAACGGGCCAGCCTGGCCTACTCCGCCTGGTCGCGGCTGGTGCGGGGCAAGGGGCTCATCCTGGCCATGGCCGGCATCGACCCCCGGCGGCGGGCCGACGCCGAGGCCATCATGCTGCGGCAGATCGACGACATGGCGGCGGGACGGATCGACGACCGGGAGCTCGAGGCCACCCGTCGCTCCCTGGTCAACGGCCTGCGCTCCGACCAGGACCAGCCGGCGGCCGTGATCCGCACCGCCCTGGAGTCGTTGGTCTACGGCCACGACGAGGACCCCGAGGCGGCCATCGCCAGGCTGCACGAGGTCGGGCGGGACGAGGTGCGGCAGGTGGCGCAGCAGGTGGGCCTCGATACCGTGTACTTCCTCCACGGCGGAACCCCGGTAGCCGACGGCGGCGCCGGGCGCGGGGAGGACCAGGCCGCCGGTGGCGACGGCGGACGCTGA
- a CDS encoding DinB family protein, with the protein MPVHTLDDLQSYLDHARRKVLGLADRVPRELWTRRPAPDRWSVLDNLEHLVLTERFCGDLLERMLERARREGRMSRGLPIRWVDARPVMLDAEGKTYTAPVWAEPRGRWDEQEVAEELAASRQRLEAILRDLPRYDVERVIEPHPPYGWPFNAAQWVHFVGLHENVHARQLERIARHWAEAAPGQRDRPAR; encoded by the coding sequence ATGCCGGTCCACACCCTGGACGACCTCCAGAGCTACCTCGACCACGCGCGACGCAAGGTCCTCGGGCTGGCCGACCGGGTGCCCCGTGAGCTCTGGACGCGGCGGCCGGCTCCCGATCGCTGGTCGGTGCTGGACAACCTGGAGCACCTGGTCCTGACGGAGCGCTTCTGCGGCGATCTCCTGGAGCGGATGCTGGAGCGGGCGCGCCGCGAGGGGCGCATGAGCCGCGGCCTGCCCATCCGGTGGGTCGACGCCCGGCCGGTCATGCTCGACGCCGAGGGCAAGACCTACACCGCCCCCGTCTGGGCCGAACCCCGCGGACGCTGGGACGAGCAAGAGGTGGCGGAGGAACTGGCCGCCTCCAGGCAGCGGCTGGAGGCGATCCTCCGGGACCTCCCCCGGTATGACGTGGAGCGGGTGATCGAACCCCACCCCCCCTACGGCTGGCCCTTCAACGCCGCCCAGTGGGTCCACTTCGTGGGCCTGCACGAGAACGTCCACGCCCGCCAGCTGGAGCGCATCGCAAGGCACTGGGCCGAGGCCGCCCCAGGGCAGCGGGATCGTCCCGCGCGGTAG
- the yfmH gene encoding EF-P 5-aminopentanol modification-associated protein YfmH — protein sequence MNVVERQVPGLDERLFEARVAPGAEVVVIRKPGFRKKYATYATRYGSIDRVLRDPATGREVEVPPGAAHFLEHKLFDKPEGSVLERFAQLGASMNAYTGPFYTVYLFSVVEPFEACLELLLDYVQDPRFTPESVAKEQGIIGQEIATARDHPLIRLHYDFLEAMYRRHPVRDWILGSPESIATLTPELLEAIHRAAYHPANMTVCVVGDVDPQRVVAMVAEDLGRRGIPPRPRPERRLPAEGPDLARPQTARRMGVSRPYVQWGIKFGPFPPDEGGLRAAVLGDLVAEALFGRLTPWYEEQYRRQVITDRYWYGLSVVPGAAHWEVGGETADPDAFANACEARLGEALSHGIDPDLFEAVRRKAMGEFLALLDSPEELAHGFLADRFLGWDLYRRLTILDELDADAATRWLREHADPRRTVRAAVLPQEEVA from the coding sequence GTGAACGTGGTGGAGCGACAGGTCCCCGGCCTCGACGAGCGGCTGTTCGAGGCGCGGGTCGCCCCGGGCGCGGAGGTGGTGGTGATCCGCAAGCCCGGCTTCCGCAAGAAGTATGCCACCTACGCCACCCGCTACGGCAGCATCGACCGCGTGCTGCGGGATCCGGCCACCGGGCGGGAGGTCGAGGTGCCGCCCGGCGCGGCCCACTTCCTGGAGCACAAGCTGTTCGACAAGCCCGAGGGCAGCGTGTTGGAGCGGTTCGCCCAGCTGGGCGCCAGCATGAACGCCTACACCGGCCCCTTCTACACGGTGTACCTCTTCTCCGTCGTGGAGCCCTTCGAGGCATGCCTGGAGCTGCTGCTGGACTACGTCCAGGACCCGCGCTTCACGCCGGAGAGCGTGGCCAAGGAGCAGGGGATCATCGGTCAGGAGATCGCCACGGCCCGCGACCACCCGCTCATCCGGCTCCACTACGACTTCCTGGAGGCGATGTACCGCCGCCACCCCGTCCGCGACTGGATCCTGGGCTCGCCCGAGTCCATCGCCACCCTGACGCCCGAGCTCTTGGAGGCCATTCATCGGGCCGCCTACCATCCCGCCAACATGACCGTCTGCGTCGTCGGCGACGTGGACCCCCAGCGGGTCGTGGCCATGGTCGCCGAGGACCTCGGGCGGCGAGGCATCCCGCCGCGACCGCGACCGGAGCGGCGCCTGCCGGCGGAGGGCCCGGACCTGGCGCGCCCGCAGACGGCGCGGCGGATGGGCGTCTCGCGCCCTTACGTCCAGTGGGGGATCAAATTCGGTCCCTTCCCGCCCGACGAGGGCGGCCTGCGGGCGGCGGTCCTCGGCGACCTGGTGGCCGAGGCGCTGTTCGGGCGGCTGACGCCGTGGTACGAGGAGCAGTACCGGCGCCAGGTGATCACCGACCGGTACTGGTACGGCCTGTCCGTGGTCCCCGGCGCCGCCCACTGGGAGGTGGGCGGGGAGACCGCCGACCCGGATGCCTTCGCCAACGCCTGCGAGGCGCGCTTGGGCGAGGCCTTGAGCCACGGCATCGACCCGGATCTCTTCGAGGCGGTCCGGCGCAAGGCCATGGGCGAGTTCCTGGCGCTGCTGGACTCGCCGGAGGAACTGGCCCACGGCTTCCTGGCGGATCGCTTCCTGGGGTGGGACCTCTACCGGCGCCTCACCATCCTCGACGAACTGGACGCCGACGCCGCCACCCGCTGGCTGCGGGAGCACGCCGACCCCCGGCGGACGGTGCGGGCGGCGGTGCTGCCCCAGGAGGAGGTGGCCTGA
- a CDS encoding NUDIX hydrolase, with amino-acid sequence MDAPWASRERGAAMVECPDFPAEELAAVEARLGRPRTMAWQGEVGPEELALVRSSTRRGRHHDLTFFAFDPAGRVAAIRKPSFPPGVYRAPSGGARPGEPLLDGLRREAWEETGLDIEPTCYLLRVRARFTCGEQWEDWVSHVFVARTASTRLDPQDRREIAEARFVTVEELAGPIRQRMLATGRGLFRYRVALTDATLAALAQSGCLADPPGA; translated from the coding sequence ATGGACGCGCCATGGGCGTCCCGGGAGAGGGGAGCGGCGATGGTGGAGTGCCCCGACTTCCCCGCGGAGGAACTGGCCGCCGTGGAGGCCCGTCTCGGCCGCCCCCGTACCATGGCATGGCAGGGCGAGGTGGGGCCGGAGGAGCTGGCGCTGGTGCGATCCAGCACGCGGCGCGGCCGGCATCACGATCTGACCTTCTTCGCCTTCGATCCCGCGGGACGCGTGGCCGCCATCCGCAAGCCGTCCTTCCCCCCAGGCGTCTACCGGGCGCCCAGCGGCGGCGCCCGCCCGGGCGAGCCGTTGCTCGACGGCCTGCGCCGCGAGGCGTGGGAGGAGACCGGGCTGGACATCGAACCGACGTGCTACCTCCTGCGCGTCCGCGCCCGCTTCACGTGTGGCGAGCAGTGGGAAGACTGGGTCAGCCACGTCTTCGTGGCCCGCACCGCCTCGACGCGACTGGATCCCCAGGACCGCCGGGAGATCGCCGAGGCGCGCTTCGTCACCGTGGAGGAACTGGCGGGCCCCATCCGCCAGCGCATGTTGGCCACCGGCCGCGGCCTCTTCCGCTACCGGGTGGCCCTCACCGACGCGACCCTGGCGGCCCTGGCCCAGAGTGGCTGCCTCGCCGACCCCCCGGGAGCGTGA
- a CDS encoding AzlD domain-containing protein, whose amino-acid sequence MRESLLGAFLLMGLVTYLPRCLPLLGLSRVRLPRAVEGALRYVGIAVMAALVAPDLASTWGQPPAGLGPRLAAALPAAVVALATRSMALTVVVGVVAYAALLRGVGG is encoded by the coding sequence GTGCGCGAGTCGCTGCTCGGGGCCTTCCTCCTGATGGGGCTCGTCACGTACCTGCCGCGGTGCCTGCCGTTGCTCGGGCTCAGCCGGGTCCGGCTCCCGCGCGCCGTCGAAGGCGCCCTGCGCTACGTGGGGATCGCGGTCATGGCGGCGTTGGTCGCCCCGGACCTGGCCAGCACCTGGGGTCAGCCGCCGGCGGGCCTCGGGCCGCGGCTGGCGGCCGCCCTGCCTGCGGCGGTGGTGGCCCTGGCGACCCGCAGCATGGCGCTGACGGTGGTGGTGGGCGTCGTGGCCTATGCGGCGCTGCTGCGGGGCGTCGGCGGGTGA
- the tatC gene encoding twin-arginine translocase subunit TatC — protein sequence MGHRPGEAETGGGGVWPSLVGHLSELRLRLIYSALAIAGGTAIGFVYARPVLGWLIERGPDVRLVALAPAEAFLVTLRIAVLLGVGLASPVVIYQALRFVWPGLTETERRYVRWYALPALVLFAAGLAFGLLVAVPLALDFLLGFNAGPIQRTVSVQAYVDFVTGLVWPFGFLFELPVAVALLTEIGLLTPPFMVHLRRYALLAALVIAAFLTPTTDLVTQLLFAVPLLVLYEAGYGLCWLLHRRRARGPAERAGQASPRAEGDP from the coding sequence ATGGGCCACCGACCTGGGGAGGCGGAGACCGGGGGCGGCGGCGTCTGGCCGTCCCTGGTCGGCCACCTGAGCGAGCTCCGGTTGCGCCTCATCTACTCCGCCCTGGCGATCGCCGGCGGGACGGCGATCGGGTTCGTCTACGCCCGCCCGGTGCTGGGGTGGTTGATCGAGCGCGGGCCCGACGTGCGGCTGGTGGCGCTGGCACCGGCGGAGGCGTTCCTGGTGACCCTGCGCATCGCCGTCCTCCTGGGCGTGGGGCTGGCGTCCCCGGTGGTGATCTACCAGGCGCTGCGCTTCGTGTGGCCGGGGCTCACCGAGACGGAGCGGCGCTACGTCCGCTGGTACGCGCTGCCCGCCCTGGTCCTGTTCGCGGCGGGCCTCGCCTTCGGCCTGCTGGTGGCGGTGCCGCTGGCCCTGGACTTCCTCCTGGGGTTCAACGCCGGGCCGATCCAGCGCACCGTGTCGGTGCAGGCCTACGTGGACTTCGTCACCGGACTGGTCTGGCCCTTCGGGTTCCTCTTCGAGCTGCCGGTGGCGGTGGCGCTGCTGACCGAGATCGGGCTCTTGACGCCTCCCTTCATGGTGCACCTGCGCAGGTACGCGCTGCTGGCCGCCCTGGTGATCGCCGCGTTCCTCACCCCCACCACCGATCTGGTGACCCAGCTGCTCTTCGCGGTGCCGCTGCTCGTCCTCTACGAGGCTGGCTACGGCCTCTGCTGGCTGCTCCACCGGCGCCGCGCCCGCGGCCCGGCGGAGCGGGCGGGCCAGGCGAGCCCCCGAGCCGAGGGGGATCCGTGA
- a CDS encoding sensor histidine kinase: MRWIYAIHNRLNIFQKVLIANAVLLVVTGVGAAALAVHVRQLPLVQRWLQDQALTVVIIVFLAVGLAVSLGINWVILRVAFLPLVRLREIMDDVRAGQFHARAPAIVGDPDVAAMGAIFNEMLDRLDDYRRATASQVLRALEDERKRIARELHDQTSQVLTSLLIHLDLLRERLGEQAPEDVTRKLEFIRRLTSDTLEEIRRLTFDLRPTILDDVGLVPAVRWYVQNVLEPAGIDVELVADGFDGRLRDEIETALFRIIQEALTNILKHSRATRAQVLLRREPGGVSAEVRDNGVGFNPRQVVPGVGPDPGRGLGLFGMRERAALVGGRMELHSRPGQGTRLRVWIPLDGATEATEEGTSREEAAMGHA; encoded by the coding sequence ATGCGCTGGATCTATGCCATCCACAACCGGCTGAACATCTTTCAGAAGGTGCTCATCGCCAACGCGGTGTTGCTGGTGGTCACGGGCGTGGGCGCCGCGGCCCTGGCCGTCCACGTTCGCCAGCTCCCGCTGGTCCAGCGTTGGCTCCAGGACCAGGCCTTGACGGTGGTGATCATTGTCTTCCTGGCCGTCGGGCTGGCGGTGAGCCTGGGCATCAACTGGGTCATCCTGCGGGTGGCCTTCCTCCCCCTGGTCCGCCTGCGCGAGATCATGGACGACGTCCGCGCCGGCCAGTTCCACGCTCGGGCGCCGGCCATCGTCGGCGACCCCGACGTGGCGGCCATGGGCGCGATCTTCAACGAGATGCTGGACCGGCTGGACGACTACCGCCGGGCGACGGCGTCCCAGGTGTTGCGCGCCCTGGAGGACGAGCGCAAGCGCATCGCCCGCGAGCTGCACGACCAGACCAGCCAAGTGCTGACCTCGCTGCTGATCCACCTGGACCTGCTTCGGGAGCGGCTGGGGGAGCAGGCGCCCGAGGACGTCACCCGCAAGCTGGAGTTCATCCGCCGGTTGACCAGCGACACCCTGGAGGAGATCCGCCGGCTGACCTTCGACCTCCGGCCGACCATCCTCGACGACGTCGGCCTGGTGCCGGCGGTCCGTTGGTACGTGCAGAACGTGCTGGAACCGGCGGGCATCGACGTCGAGCTGGTGGCCGACGGCTTCGACGGTCGGCTGCGGGACGAGATCGAGACCGCCCTCTTCCGCATCATCCAGGAGGCGCTGACCAACATCCTCAAGCACTCCCGCGCCACCCGGGCCCAGGTGCTGCTGCGCCGGGAGCCCGGCGGCGTCTCCGCCGAGGTCCGCGACAACGGCGTCGGGTTCAACCCGCGGCAGGTGGTCCCCGGCGTGGGCCCCGACCCCGGACGGGGTCTGGGCCTCTTCGGCATGCGGGAGCGGGCCGCCCTGGTGGGAGGCCGCATGGAGCTGCACTCGCGGCCCGGCCAGGGGACGCGGCTGCGGGTGTGGATCCCGCTGGACGGTGCCACGGAGGCGACGGAAGAGGGCACCAGCAGGGAGGAGGCGGCCATGGGTCATGCCTGA
- a CDS encoding twin-arginine translocase TatA/TatE family subunit: MGSVGLPEILLIAAVALVIFGPARLPEVGRAVGRAMREFRSAMRGIDEDEPAATGGPSARGRGVRRDDPALDPQDGAGERDAAGGSAATPRGGEVAGAGAAAAQGGNAGASGVAPAEDRGERRQGSAG, from the coding sequence TTGGGTTCGGTCGGTCTGCCGGAGATCCTGTTAATCGCAGCGGTGGCCCTGGTCATCTTCGGGCCGGCGCGGTTGCCCGAGGTGGGGCGGGCGGTGGGGCGGGCCATGCGCGAGTTTCGGTCGGCCATGCGCGGCATCGACGAGGACGAACCGGCGGCAACGGGGGGGCCGTCGGCCCGTGGGCGGGGGGTGCGGCGGGACGACCCGGCCCTTGACCCGCAAGACGGTGCCGGGGAGCGCGACGCGGCTGGGGGGAGCGCAGCGACGCCCCGGGGCGGCGAGGTGGCAGGGGCCGGTGCTGCGGCCGCGCAGGGCGGGAACGCGGGGGCGTCCGGCGTCGCGCCCGCGGAGGATCGGGGGGAGCGGCGGCAGGGGTCGGCCGGTTGA
- a CDS encoding M20/M25/M40 family metallo-hydrolase, whose amino-acid sequence MPPSSPPSNRATAPSLPAPAELVRAVLRDAVWREAWRFLRRHLDRYVEEIVAVTQVPAPPFGEEPRARYVAQRLEALGLAVHRDPAGNVWAPWPPPAPAPAPGAPPPVVISAHLDTVFPAGTPLTVRRQGRRLYAPGIGDNSTSVACLLLLAEALGTAGWAPRVPVVWLFNTGEEGLGNLRGMRAFLDGCAVPPVAMLVLDGGLGMLCYRGVGSRRLRVTFTGPGGHSWKDFGQPSAIVAAGRALARLAELPVPAAPRTTWNAGRIEGGTSVNAIAATCRLELDLRSEDGGALAELERAIRHALQAAAEDEGTALTVEVIGDRPQGALPADHPLVELVRAAMRASGVPAHDLPASTDANLPLSRGIPAVTFGVRHGDGAHTVDEYIDRAGLDRGLRLALLALLATVRWVEALHGVVGPGRPAAHRPTGPRPRRPGTPAPGDARGREPPASDAASPSSAPNPDARQPSPDPGAPSPPGGPDGRQAASPPRVGRGRAGEQ is encoded by the coding sequence GTGCCCCCCTCCTCGCCGCCATCGAACCGCGCCACCGCGCCCTCCCTCCCCGCACCCGCCGAGCTGGTGCGGGCGGTGCTGCGCGACGCCGTGTGGCGGGAGGCGTGGCGCTTCCTGCGCCGCCACCTGGACCGCTATGTCGAGGAGATCGTCGCCGTGACCCAGGTGCCGGCGCCCCCCTTCGGCGAGGAGCCGCGGGCCCGCTACGTGGCGCAGCGCCTTGAGGCGCTGGGCCTGGCCGTGCACCGGGACCCGGCGGGCAACGTGTGGGCCCCCTGGCCGCCTCCCGCGCCGGCGCCCGCGCCCGGCGCCCCACCGCCGGTGGTCATCTCCGCCCACCTGGACACGGTCTTCCCCGCCGGCACGCCGCTCACCGTCCGCCGTCAGGGACGCCGCCTCTACGCCCCCGGCATCGGCGACAACTCGACGTCCGTGGCGTGCCTCCTGCTCCTGGCCGAGGCACTGGGCACGGCGGGGTGGGCGCCCCGGGTGCCGGTGGTGTGGCTCTTCAACACCGGTGAGGAGGGCCTCGGCAACCTCCGTGGGATGCGGGCCTTCCTGGACGGCTGCGCCGTCCCGCCGGTGGCCATGCTGGTGCTGGACGGCGGGCTGGGCATGCTGTGCTACCGCGGGGTGGGCAGCCGGCGTCTGCGGGTGACCTTCACCGGCCCGGGTGGCCACAGCTGGAAGGACTTCGGGCAGCCCAGCGCCATCGTCGCCGCCGGCCGGGCCTTGGCCCGGCTGGCCGAACTGCCGGTGCCGGCGGCGCCGCGCACCACCTGGAACGCAGGGCGCATCGAGGGCGGGACGTCGGTCAACGCCATCGCCGCCACCTGCCGCCTGGAGCTGGACCTGCGCTCCGAGGACGGCGGGGCGCTGGCGGAACTGGAGCGGGCGATCCGCCACGCCCTCCAGGCCGCCGCCGAGGACGAGGGGACGGCGCTCACGGTGGAGGTGATCGGCGACCGCCCCCAGGGGGCCCTCCCCGCGGACCATCCGCTGGTGGAGCTGGTGCGGGCGGCCATGCGCGCCAGCGGCGTGCCGGCCCACGACCTGCCGGCCAGCACCGACGCCAACCTCCCCCTGAGCCGGGGGATCCCGGCCGTCACCTTCGGCGTCCGGCACGGCGACGGGGCCCACACCGTGGACGAGTACATCGACCGGGCGGGGCTCGACCGGGGCCTGCGCCTCGCCCTGCTGGCCCTGCTGGCCACCGTCCGCTGGGTGGAGGCCCTCCACGGCGTCGTGGGACCCGGCCGCCCCGCCGCCCACCGGCCCACGGGTCCGCGCCCCCGCCGCCCGGGCACCCCGGCGCCCGGCGACGCCCGCGGGCGCGAGCCGCCGGCGAGCGACGCGGCCAGCCCGTCGTCGGCCCCCAACCCCGACGCGCGCCAACCGTCGCCAGATCCGGGCGCCCCCTCGCCGCCCGGCGGCCCCGACGGGCGCCAGGCGGCGTCGCCGCCCCGCGTGGGACGGGGACGGGCGGGGGAACAATAG
- a CDS encoding AzlC family ABC transporter permease, giving the protein MERGAERSEGRPGAWCALRRPAWAEAEATRAFARGLWAGLPIVAGYLPIGLAFGVVAVQAGLTPAEALAMSLVVFAGSAQFAAAGMVAAGAAPAALVATTFLINLRHVLFGAALAPRLGERRWGRLAVAAFGLTDEVFAVAQATLDRVPRPWPYLMGLEVAAYGSWCAASWLGAAIGGALEGLGAWGLDYALPAMFLALIALQLGDRAGRGLVVAAVAAGVSLAVGALGWTHWRVLAAALVGSAVGVGMERCASRCSGPSS; this is encoded by the coding sequence ATGGAGCGGGGGGCGGAGCGGAGCGAGGGACGACCGGGGGCGTGGTGCGCCCTGCGCCGGCCGGCATGGGCTGAGGCCGAGGCGACGCGCGCCTTTGCCCGGGGTCTCTGGGCGGGCCTCCCCATCGTGGCCGGCTATCTCCCCATCGGCCTCGCCTTCGGCGTGGTGGCGGTGCAGGCAGGCCTGACGCCGGCCGAGGCGCTGGCCATGTCGCTGGTGGTCTTCGCCGGGTCTGCGCAATTCGCCGCCGCGGGCATGGTGGCGGCGGGGGCGGCCCCTGCGGCCCTGGTGGCCACCACCTTCTTGATCAACCTGCGGCACGTGCTGTTCGGCGCCGCCCTGGCCCCGCGCCTGGGTGAGCGACGCTGGGGGCGGCTGGCCGTGGCGGCCTTCGGTCTCACCGACGAGGTGTTCGCCGTCGCCCAGGCCACGCTGGACCGGGTCCCGCGGCCCTGGCCTTACCTGATGGGCCTCGAGGTGGCGGCATACGGTTCCTGGTGTGCGGCGTCGTGGCTGGGCGCGGCGATCGGCGGCGCCCTGGAGGGGCTGGGCGCCTGGGGACTCGACTATGCGCTCCCAGCCATGTTCCTGGCCCTGATCGCGCTCCAGCTGGGTGACCGAGCCGGGCGCGGCCTGGTGGTGGCCGCGGTGGCGGCCGGCGTGTCCCTGGCCGTGGGCGCCCTGGGCTGGACCCACTGGCGCGTCCTGGCGGCGGCGCTGGTCGGCAGTGCGGTGGGGGTGGGGATGGAACGGTGCGCGAGTCGCTGCTCGGGGCCTTCCTCCTGA
- a CDS encoding response regulator transcription factor has product MLVADDHAILRDGIRTLLEAQPDIAVVGEAADGREAVELARRLRPDVVLLDIGMPGMNGIEATRAILKERPETRVLILSMHDNEEYIFPILEAGAAGYVLKRSAATELVSALRAVVQGHTILHPDVAAKVVSGAGRRPKEAPTGRPRRVDGLTERETEVLTLIAQGLTNQEIADRLFISIKTVQAHRSNIMEKLDLHDAVELTKYAIRHGLISLDDD; this is encoded by the coding sequence GTGCTGGTCGCCGACGACCACGCCATCCTGCGGGACGGCATCCGCACCCTGCTCGAGGCCCAGCCGGACATCGCGGTGGTCGGCGAGGCCGCCGACGGCCGGGAGGCGGTGGAGCTCGCTCGCCGCCTCCGGCCGGACGTGGTGCTGCTGGACATCGGCATGCCGGGCATGAACGGCATCGAGGCGACGCGGGCCATCCTCAAGGAGCGACCGGAGACCCGCGTCCTGATCCTCTCCATGCACGACAACGAGGAGTACATCTTCCCGATCCTGGAGGCGGGCGCGGCGGGTTACGTGCTCAAGCGCTCGGCGGCGACGGAGCTGGTCTCGGCGCTGCGGGCGGTGGTGCAGGGGCACACCATCCTCCACCCCGACGTCGCCGCCAAGGTGGTCAGCGGCGCCGGCCGCCGCCCGAAGGAGGCTCCCACCGGCCGACCGCGCCGCGTCGACGGCCTGACCGAACGGGAGACCGAGGTGCTGACGCTCATCGCCCAGGGCCTGACGAACCAGGAGATCGCCGACCGGCTCTTCATCAGCATCAAGACCGTCCAGGCCCACCGCTCCAACATCATGGAGAAGCTGGACCTGCATGACGCGGTGGAGCTGACCAAGTACGCCATCCGCCACGGGTTGATCTCCCTGGATGACGACTGA